The genomic window TTTTGTGACACAGTTTTGCTCTCATTTTTCACGATGGCAAACACAAGTATTGTTTATCAACAGGCTGCAACTTCAGTGATGGTTTCTCATGTAAGTGATAATCTCTCTGTTctcaaatataaacatttatgatatctttttttCACGGAGATTAAGAAGACATGTAAAATCAAACATGGGATAATTGCATGCTTCAGGTAGGGAAGTAGGTGGGGATTAAACAGGAGATGGTTatttgtgattggttaatataGTAGATCGTAGGTGGAGAAGTAGttataataaaatttgaatgctatatatgtatctatattttaggatagaagAAGTATTATCTAAGTATATACAAATTACCCGTCTTCTCTCGTGCTTTAGAATTTGGTGTATTGCCAGGGGTCTAGACTTTAAATCCAAGGTGACGCAATTAGAATAGGAAAACAAAATCATAAAGTCATTTCTACGCAACAGCTTTTCTTGTTAGCTTAAGATTTTGGTCATCTTGTATTCCTTCCATCCTAAAgggtttctgtttttttttgtccctgCAGGGAGAGCAGCTATGCCGGAAACCCAACGACGCCCAGCGGGATCTGGAGCGCGGCGTCCTGGTGACCATCTTCAGCTCCGCCGTTCTAATGGACTACCTCGTCGACGGGCCTCCATGGACGGAAGGGTCCAACGGCGGCCTGGTCTTCACCGCCACGCTGCTGCTCGCGTTCGCGACCTTCATCTGCGGCAGCGCCCTCATGCTGGTCGGCCTCGCCGGGCGCCTCTTCTCCGGCGGCCgctgcgtcgccgtcgtctccatGTGCCTCGTCGTAGCTCTATCCGCGCAAACCTTGCTTCGTCTGCTCATCTGCGCGTTCCCGTACGTGCAAGACCTCACCAGTCTTTGCCGGTCGTGCATGCCCGAGCGTTGACCCCTATAGCCTACTTAGGCTGCAtacttataagcctaaacaaacaaacaaacagacttttttttataaagcttGCCTCATATTGCCTTAAGAAGGTATAACTCTGTCATCTAAATTTAAGGCTTAAAAGTCACCACCTTATAAACCTATAAGAATATGTGAGGTTAAAATTCTAAGTCAATAAATCTAAGCCCGATGAAAGGTCCTAAAAAGTGACGAGATGGCCCTGTATTTGGTAGTTT from Oryza glaberrima chromosome 6, OglaRS2, whole genome shotgun sequence includes these protein-coding regions:
- the LOC127777732 gene encoding uncharacterized protein LOC127777732, with product MANTSIVYQQAATSVMVSHGEQLCRKPNDAQRDLERGVLVTIFSSAVLMDYLVDGPPWTEGSNGGLVFTATLLLAFATFICGSALMLVGLAGRLFSGGRCVAVVSMCLVVALSAQTLLRLLICAFPYVQDLTSLCRSCMPER